One window of Athalia rosae chromosome 4, iyAthRosa1.1, whole genome shotgun sequence genomic DNA carries:
- the LOC105687530 gene encoding uncharacterized protein LOC105687530 isoform X2, with product MSLGQKLIDRPKVRFNHPPEDSVVNSVNGTEKPDEILCAASIKPRVRSMVILEEPFKLSYANGVLPCTLTANKFPSSLQNLDSETAIYSSSRNDPSESMVKNPQICILNPQITSQDGPDDHTTACSINDYAMYSPTILNDSENCIENKNPSSEDNVPGIYSTSTADDTKTRFSNFKPCNRDAISKNIKKFKGNTISAPVTCVSRIKSKRMTSKMKPCSVKFTNASVPVFDEHATLLKDTIHKNAICKPTHQKKQTYKNGIPNSTRISLSAKTIPCGLKSLRPGIKTCKTHLKSSPVKKTLLRDVNGHSTNVWVTPGITRFHPQPSKMMRKKASSQIRPDIIPAEKLGRPEYNSIICTIDELNKVQEQKFITDVDDLPLVYRNLVNEKISAALDFRPDEAIYKNLVGLSVNENQLPSRFTRSKDPEPRYKDIVPKLSDFLTPSYSEEYCTAIQIRSNSPEITSKWSAFTISDKIFGWKHDMDQC from the exons ATGTCTCTAGGACagaaattaatcgatcgaccAAAAGTTCGTTTCAATCATCCTCCTGAAGACTCGGTTGTAAATTCAGTCAACGGTACAGAAAAGCCTGATGAAATTCTGTGTGCCGCCTCAATTAAACCTCGAGTAAGAAGCATGGTGATCCTTGAAGAACCCTTTAAATTATCGTATGCTAACGGAGTCCTTCCATGTACATTAACAGCAAAT AAATTTCCATCGAGCTTGCAGAACCTTGATTCTGAGACTGCGATCTATTCCAGCTCGCGAAATGATCCAAGTGAAAGTATGGTTAAAAATCCGCAGATCTGCATACTCAATCCACAAATCACATCCCAAGATGGACCAGATGATCATACTACAGCCTGTAGCATCAATGACTATGCGATGTATTCACCAACAATTCTCAATGATTCTGAAAATTGCATTGAAAATAAGAATCCATCAAGTGAGGATAATGTGCCAGGCATTTATTCGACCAGCACAGCAGATGATACCAAAACAagattctcaaatttcaaGCCCTGCAATCGTGATgctatttcaaaaaatataaaaaaattcaaaggtaACACAATTTCAGCACCTGTAACTTGTGTATCTAGAATCAAATCAAAGCGCATGACTTCAAAAATGAAACCATGCTCAGTAAAGTTCACCAATGCATCCGTACCAGTGTTTGATGAACATGCGACTTTGCTCAAGGATACAATTCACAAAAATGCTATTTGCAAACCAACTcatcaaaaaaaacaaacctaTAAAAATGGGATACCGAATTCAACTAGAATTTCATTGTCAGCAAAAACTATTCCATGCGGTTTAAAATCATTAAGACCTGGTATTAAAACCTGCAAAACACATCTCAAAAGCAGCCCAGTGAAAAAAACGTTATTACGGGACGTTAATGGACATTCGACGAATGTTTGGGTAACTCCAGGCATAACGAGGTTTCATCCACAGCCATCtaaaatgatgagaaaaaaagcatcATCCCAGATCAGACCAGACATCATACCAGCGGAAAAATTAGGCAGACCAGAGTATAATTCGATAATATGTACAATCGATGAACTGAACAAAGTtcaagaacaaaaatttatcaccgaTGTTGATGACCTGCCATTAGTTTACAGGAATTTGGTTAATGAAAAG ATTTCAGCGGCACTAGATTTTCGACCAGATGAGGCTATTTATAAAAACCTTGTGGGTTTGTCTGTGAATGAGAATCAACTTCCTTCTAGGTTTACCAGGAGTAAAGATCCAGAGCCGCGATATAAGGATATTGTACCTAAGCTGTCAGATTTTCTCACACCATCGTATTCAGAAGAATACTGTACTGCAATTCAAATCAGATCGAACAGCCCAGAAATAACTTCAAAATGGAGTGCATTTACGATAAGTGATAAAATATTCGGATGGAAGCACGACATGGATCAGTGCTAA
- the LOC105687530 gene encoding uncharacterized protein LOC105687530 isoform X3 has protein sequence MSLGQKLIDRPKVRFNHPPEDSVVNSVNGTEKPDEILCAASIKPRKFPSSLQNLDSETAIYSSSRNDPSESMVKNPQICILNPQITSQDGPDDHTTACSINDYAMYSPTILNDSENCIENKNPSSEDNVPGIYSTSTADDTKTRFSNFKPCNRDAISKNIKKFKGNTISAPVTCVSRIKSKRMTSKMKPCSVKFTNASVPVFDEHATLLKDTIHKNAICKPTHQKKQTYKNGIPNSTRISLSAKTIPCGLKSLRPGIKTCKTHLKSSPVKKTLLRDVNGHSTNVWVTPGITRFHPQPSKMMRKKASSQIRPDIIPAEKLGRPEYNSIICTIDELNKVQEQKFITDVDDLPLVYRNLVNEKISAALDFRPDEAIYKNLVGLSVNENQLPSRFTRSKDPEPRYKDIVPKLSDFLTPSYSEEYCTAIQIRSNSPEITSKWSAFTISDKIFGWKHDMDQC, from the exons ATGTCTCTAGGACagaaattaatcgatcgaccAAAAGTTCGTTTCAATCATCCTCCTGAAGACTCGGTTGTAAATTCAGTCAACGGTACAGAAAAGCCTGATGAAATTCTGTGTGCCGCCTCAATTAAACCTCGA AAATTTCCATCGAGCTTGCAGAACCTTGATTCTGAGACTGCGATCTATTCCAGCTCGCGAAATGATCCAAGTGAAAGTATGGTTAAAAATCCGCAGATCTGCATACTCAATCCACAAATCACATCCCAAGATGGACCAGATGATCATACTACAGCCTGTAGCATCAATGACTATGCGATGTATTCACCAACAATTCTCAATGATTCTGAAAATTGCATTGAAAATAAGAATCCATCAAGTGAGGATAATGTGCCAGGCATTTATTCGACCAGCACAGCAGATGATACCAAAACAagattctcaaatttcaaGCCCTGCAATCGTGATgctatttcaaaaaatataaaaaaattcaaaggtaACACAATTTCAGCACCTGTAACTTGTGTATCTAGAATCAAATCAAAGCGCATGACTTCAAAAATGAAACCATGCTCAGTAAAGTTCACCAATGCATCCGTACCAGTGTTTGATGAACATGCGACTTTGCTCAAGGATACAATTCACAAAAATGCTATTTGCAAACCAACTcatcaaaaaaaacaaacctaTAAAAATGGGATACCGAATTCAACTAGAATTTCATTGTCAGCAAAAACTATTCCATGCGGTTTAAAATCATTAAGACCTGGTATTAAAACCTGCAAAACACATCTCAAAAGCAGCCCAGTGAAAAAAACGTTATTACGGGACGTTAATGGACATTCGACGAATGTTTGGGTAACTCCAGGCATAACGAGGTTTCATCCACAGCCATCtaaaatgatgagaaaaaaagcatcATCCCAGATCAGACCAGACATCATACCAGCGGAAAAATTAGGCAGACCAGAGTATAATTCGATAATATGTACAATCGATGAACTGAACAAAGTtcaagaacaaaaatttatcaccgaTGTTGATGACCTGCCATTAGTTTACAGGAATTTGGTTAATGAAAAG ATTTCAGCGGCACTAGATTTTCGACCAGATGAGGCTATTTATAAAAACCTTGTGGGTTTGTCTGTGAATGAGAATCAACTTCCTTCTAGGTTTACCAGGAGTAAAGATCCAGAGCCGCGATATAAGGATATTGTACCTAAGCTGTCAGATTTTCTCACACCATCGTATTCAGAAGAATACTGTACTGCAATTCAAATCAGATCGAACAGCCCAGAAATAACTTCAAAATGGAGTGCATTTACGATAAGTGATAAAATATTCGGATGGAAGCACGACATGGATCAGTGCTAA
- the LOC105687530 gene encoding uncharacterized protein LOC105687530 isoform X1, with protein sequence MSLGQKLIDRPKVRFNHPPEDSVVNSVNGTEKPDEILCAASIKPRVRSMVILEEPFKLSYANGVLPCTLTANVRDVDIPHSPKFILNDMPTNTNFQKFPSSLQNLDSETAIYSSSRNDPSESMVKNPQICILNPQITSQDGPDDHTTACSINDYAMYSPTILNDSENCIENKNPSSEDNVPGIYSTSTADDTKTRFSNFKPCNRDAISKNIKKFKGNTISAPVTCVSRIKSKRMTSKMKPCSVKFTNASVPVFDEHATLLKDTIHKNAICKPTHQKKQTYKNGIPNSTRISLSAKTIPCGLKSLRPGIKTCKTHLKSSPVKKTLLRDVNGHSTNVWVTPGITRFHPQPSKMMRKKASSQIRPDIIPAEKLGRPEYNSIICTIDELNKVQEQKFITDVDDLPLVYRNLVNEKISAALDFRPDEAIYKNLVGLSVNENQLPSRFTRSKDPEPRYKDIVPKLSDFLTPSYSEEYCTAIQIRSNSPEITSKWSAFTISDKIFGWKHDMDQC encoded by the exons ATGTCTCTAGGACagaaattaatcgatcgaccAAAAGTTCGTTTCAATCATCCTCCTGAAGACTCGGTTGTAAATTCAGTCAACGGTACAGAAAAGCCTGATGAAATTCTGTGTGCCGCCTCAATTAAACCTCGAGTAAGAAGCATGGTGATCCTTGAAGAACCCTTTAAATTATCGTATGCTAACGGAGTCCTTCCATGTACATTAACAGCAAATGTACGAGACGTAGATATTCCACATTCACCCAAATTCATCTTAAATGACATGCCAACTAATACCAATTTCCAGAAATTTCCATCGAGCTTGCAGAACCTTGATTCTGAGACTGCGATCTATTCCAGCTCGCGAAATGATCCAAGTGAAAGTATGGTTAAAAATCCGCAGATCTGCATACTCAATCCACAAATCACATCCCAAGATGGACCAGATGATCATACTACAGCCTGTAGCATCAATGACTATGCGATGTATTCACCAACAATTCTCAATGATTCTGAAAATTGCATTGAAAATAAGAATCCATCAAGTGAGGATAATGTGCCAGGCATTTATTCGACCAGCACAGCAGATGATACCAAAACAagattctcaaatttcaaGCCCTGCAATCGTGATgctatttcaaaaaatataaaaaaattcaaaggtaACACAATTTCAGCACCTGTAACTTGTGTATCTAGAATCAAATCAAAGCGCATGACTTCAAAAATGAAACCATGCTCAGTAAAGTTCACCAATGCATCCGTACCAGTGTTTGATGAACATGCGACTTTGCTCAAGGATACAATTCACAAAAATGCTATTTGCAAACCAACTcatcaaaaaaaacaaacctaTAAAAATGGGATACCGAATTCAACTAGAATTTCATTGTCAGCAAAAACTATTCCATGCGGTTTAAAATCATTAAGACCTGGTATTAAAACCTGCAAAACACATCTCAAAAGCAGCCCAGTGAAAAAAACGTTATTACGGGACGTTAATGGACATTCGACGAATGTTTGGGTAACTCCAGGCATAACGAGGTTTCATCCACAGCCATCtaaaatgatgagaaaaaaagcatcATCCCAGATCAGACCAGACATCATACCAGCGGAAAAATTAGGCAGACCAGAGTATAATTCGATAATATGTACAATCGATGAACTGAACAAAGTtcaagaacaaaaatttatcaccgaTGTTGATGACCTGCCATTAGTTTACAGGAATTTGGTTAATGAAAAG ATTTCAGCGGCACTAGATTTTCGACCAGATGAGGCTATTTATAAAAACCTTGTGGGTTTGTCTGTGAATGAGAATCAACTTCCTTCTAGGTTTACCAGGAGTAAAGATCCAGAGCCGCGATATAAGGATATTGTACCTAAGCTGTCAGATTTTCTCACACCATCGTATTCAGAAGAATACTGTACTGCAATTCAAATCAGATCGAACAGCCCAGAAATAACTTCAAAATGGAGTGCATTTACGATAAGTGATAAAATATTCGGATGGAAGCACGACATGGATCAGTGCTAA
- the LOC105687530 gene encoding uncharacterized protein LOC105687530 isoform X8: MKFCVPPQLNLDSRNDPSESMVKNPQICILNPQITSQDGPDDHTTACSINDYAMYSPTILNDSENCIENKNPSSEDNVPGIYSTSTADDTKTRFSNFKPCNRDAISKNIKKFKGNTISAPVTCVSRIKSKRMTSKMKPCSVKFTNASVPVFDEHATLLKDTIHKNAICKPTHQKKQTYKNGIPNSTRISLSAKTIPCGLKSLRPGIKTCKTHLKSSPVKKTLLRDVNGHSTNVWVTPGITRFHPQPSKMMRKKASSQIRPDIIPAEKLGRPEYNSIICTIDELNKVQEQKFITDVDDLPLVYRNLVNEKISAALDFRPDEAIYKNLVGLSVNENQLPSRFTRSKDPEPRYKDIVPKLSDFLTPSYSEEYCTAIQIRSNSPEITSKWSAFTISDKIFGWKHDMDQC, from the exons ATGAAATTCTGTGTGCCGCCTCAATTAAACCTCGA CTCGCGAAATGATCCAAGTGAAAGTATGGTTAAAAATCCGCAGATCTGCATACTCAATCCACAAATCACATCCCAAGATGGACCAGATGATCATACTACAGCCTGTAGCATCAATGACTATGCGATGTATTCACCAACAATTCTCAATGATTCTGAAAATTGCATTGAAAATAAGAATCCATCAAGTGAGGATAATGTGCCAGGCATTTATTCGACCAGCACAGCAGATGATACCAAAACAagattctcaaatttcaaGCCCTGCAATCGTGATgctatttcaaaaaatataaaaaaattcaaaggtaACACAATTTCAGCACCTGTAACTTGTGTATCTAGAATCAAATCAAAGCGCATGACTTCAAAAATGAAACCATGCTCAGTAAAGTTCACCAATGCATCCGTACCAGTGTTTGATGAACATGCGACTTTGCTCAAGGATACAATTCACAAAAATGCTATTTGCAAACCAACTcatcaaaaaaaacaaacctaTAAAAATGGGATACCGAATTCAACTAGAATTTCATTGTCAGCAAAAACTATTCCATGCGGTTTAAAATCATTAAGACCTGGTATTAAAACCTGCAAAACACATCTCAAAAGCAGCCCAGTGAAAAAAACGTTATTACGGGACGTTAATGGACATTCGACGAATGTTTGGGTAACTCCAGGCATAACGAGGTTTCATCCACAGCCATCtaaaatgatgagaaaaaaagcatcATCCCAGATCAGACCAGACATCATACCAGCGGAAAAATTAGGCAGACCAGAGTATAATTCGATAATATGTACAATCGATGAACTGAACAAAGTtcaagaacaaaaatttatcaccgaTGTTGATGACCTGCCATTAGTTTACAGGAATTTGGTTAATGAAAAG ATTTCAGCGGCACTAGATTTTCGACCAGATGAGGCTATTTATAAAAACCTTGTGGGTTTGTCTGTGAATGAGAATCAACTTCCTTCTAGGTTTACCAGGAGTAAAGATCCAGAGCCGCGATATAAGGATATTGTACCTAAGCTGTCAGATTTTCTCACACCATCGTATTCAGAAGAATACTGTACTGCAATTCAAATCAGATCGAACAGCCCAGAAATAACTTCAAAATGGAGTGCATTTACGATAAGTGATAAAATATTCGGATGGAAGCACGACATGGATCAGTGCTAA
- the LOC105687530 gene encoding uncharacterized protein LOC105687530 isoform X5 encodes MSLGQKLIDRPKVRFNHPPEDSVVNSVNGTEKPDEILCAASIKPRVRSMVILEEPFKLSYANGVLPCTLTANVRDVDIPHSPKFILNDMPTNTNFQKFPSSLQNLDSETAIYSSSRNDPSESMVKNPQICILNPQITSQDGPDDHTTACSINDYAMYSPTILNDSENCIENKNPSSEDNVPGIYSTSTADDTKTRFSNFKPCNRDAISKNIKKFKAKTIPCGLKSLRPGIKTCKTHLKSSPVKKTLLRDVNGHSTNVWVTPGITRFHPQPSKMMRKKASSQIRPDIIPAEKLGRPEYNSIICTIDELNKVQEQKFITDVDDLPLVYRNLVNEKISAALDFRPDEAIYKNLVGLSVNENQLPSRFTRSKDPEPRYKDIVPKLSDFLTPSYSEEYCTAIQIRSNSPEITSKWSAFTISDKIFGWKHDMDQC; translated from the exons ATGTCTCTAGGACagaaattaatcgatcgaccAAAAGTTCGTTTCAATCATCCTCCTGAAGACTCGGTTGTAAATTCAGTCAACGGTACAGAAAAGCCTGATGAAATTCTGTGTGCCGCCTCAATTAAACCTCGAGTAAGAAGCATGGTGATCCTTGAAGAACCCTTTAAATTATCGTATGCTAACGGAGTCCTTCCATGTACATTAACAGCAAATGTACGAGACGTAGATATTCCACATTCACCCAAATTCATCTTAAATGACATGCCAACTAATACCAATTTCCAGAAATTTCCATCGAGCTTGCAGAACCTTGATTCTGAGACTGCGATCTATTCCAGCTCGCGAAATGATCCAAGTGAAAGTATGGTTAAAAATCCGCAGATCTGCATACTCAATCCACAAATCACATCCCAAGATGGACCAGATGATCATACTACAGCCTGTAGCATCAATGACTATGCGATGTATTCACCAACAATTCTCAATGATTCTGAAAATTGCATTGAAAATAAGAATCCATCAAGTGAGGATAATGTGCCAGGCATTTATTCGACCAGCACAGCAGATGATACCAAAACAagattctcaaatttcaaGCCCTGCAATCGTGATgctatttcaaaaaatataaaaaaattcaaag CAAAAACTATTCCATGCGGTTTAAAATCATTAAGACCTGGTATTAAAACCTGCAAAACACATCTCAAAAGCAGCCCAGTGAAAAAAACGTTATTACGGGACGTTAATGGACATTCGACGAATGTTTGGGTAACTCCAGGCATAACGAGGTTTCATCCACAGCCATCtaaaatgatgagaaaaaaagcatcATCCCAGATCAGACCAGACATCATACCAGCGGAAAAATTAGGCAGACCAGAGTATAATTCGATAATATGTACAATCGATGAACTGAACAAAGTtcaagaacaaaaatttatcaccgaTGTTGATGACCTGCCATTAGTTTACAGGAATTTGGTTAATGAAAAG ATTTCAGCGGCACTAGATTTTCGACCAGATGAGGCTATTTATAAAAACCTTGTGGGTTTGTCTGTGAATGAGAATCAACTTCCTTCTAGGTTTACCAGGAGTAAAGATCCAGAGCCGCGATATAAGGATATTGTACCTAAGCTGTCAGATTTTCTCACACCATCGTATTCAGAAGAATACTGTACTGCAATTCAAATCAGATCGAACAGCCCAGAAATAACTTCAAAATGGAGTGCATTTACGATAAGTGATAAAATATTCGGATGGAAGCACGACATGGATCAGTGCTAA
- the LOC105687530 gene encoding uncharacterized protein LOC105687530 isoform X7 has protein sequence MSLGQKLIDRPKVRFNHPPEDSVVNSVNGTEKPDEILCAASIKPRVRSMVILEEPFKLSYANGVLPCTLTANVRDVDIPHSPKFILNDMPTNTNFQKFPSSLQNLDSETAIYSSSRNDPSESMVKNPQICILNPQITSQDGPDDHTTACSINDYAMYSPTILNDSENCIENKNPSSEDNVPGIYSTSTADDTKTRFSNFKPCNRDAISKNIKKFKGNTISAPVTCVSRIKSKRMTSKMKPCSVKFTNASVPVFDEHATLLKDTIHKNAICKPTHQKKQTYKNGIPNSTRISLSAKTIPCGLKSLRPGIKTCKTHLKSSPVKKTLLRDVNGHSTNVWVTPGITRFHPQPSKMMRKKASSQIRPDIIPAEKLGRPEYNSIICTIDELNKVQEQKFITDVDDLPLVYRNLVNEKVYQE, from the exons ATGTCTCTAGGACagaaattaatcgatcgaccAAAAGTTCGTTTCAATCATCCTCCTGAAGACTCGGTTGTAAATTCAGTCAACGGTACAGAAAAGCCTGATGAAATTCTGTGTGCCGCCTCAATTAAACCTCGAGTAAGAAGCATGGTGATCCTTGAAGAACCCTTTAAATTATCGTATGCTAACGGAGTCCTTCCATGTACATTAACAGCAAATGTACGAGACGTAGATATTCCACATTCACCCAAATTCATCTTAAATGACATGCCAACTAATACCAATTTCCAGAAATTTCCATCGAGCTTGCAGAACCTTGATTCTGAGACTGCGATCTATTCCAGCTCGCGAAATGATCCAAGTGAAAGTATGGTTAAAAATCCGCAGATCTGCATACTCAATCCACAAATCACATCCCAAGATGGACCAGATGATCATACTACAGCCTGTAGCATCAATGACTATGCGATGTATTCACCAACAATTCTCAATGATTCTGAAAATTGCATTGAAAATAAGAATCCATCAAGTGAGGATAATGTGCCAGGCATTTATTCGACCAGCACAGCAGATGATACCAAAACAagattctcaaatttcaaGCCCTGCAATCGTGATgctatttcaaaaaatataaaaaaattcaaaggtaACACAATTTCAGCACCTGTAACTTGTGTATCTAGAATCAAATCAAAGCGCATGACTTCAAAAATGAAACCATGCTCAGTAAAGTTCACCAATGCATCCGTACCAGTGTTTGATGAACATGCGACTTTGCTCAAGGATACAATTCACAAAAATGCTATTTGCAAACCAACTcatcaaaaaaaacaaacctaTAAAAATGGGATACCGAATTCAACTAGAATTTCATTGTCAGCAAAAACTATTCCATGCGGTTTAAAATCATTAAGACCTGGTATTAAAACCTGCAAAACACATCTCAAAAGCAGCCCAGTGAAAAAAACGTTATTACGGGACGTTAATGGACATTCGACGAATGTTTGGGTAACTCCAGGCATAACGAGGTTTCATCCACAGCCATCtaaaatgatgagaaaaaaagcatcATCCCAGATCAGACCAGACATCATACCAGCGGAAAAATTAGGCAGACCAGAGTATAATTCGATAATATGTACAATCGATGAACTGAACAAAGTtcaagaacaaaaatttatcaccgaTGTTGATGACCTGCCATTAGTTTACAGGAATTTGGTTAATGAAAAG GTTTACCAGGAGTAA
- the LOC105687530 gene encoding uncharacterized protein LOC105687530 isoform X6 — MSLGQKLIDRPKVRFNHPPEDSVVNSVNGTEKPDEILCAASIKPRICILNPQITSQDGPDDHTTACSINDYAMYSPTILNDSENCIENKNPSSEDNVPGIYSTSTADDTKTRFSNFKPCNRDAISKNIKKFKGNTISAPVTCVSRIKSKRMTSKMKPCSVKFTNASVPVFDEHATLLKDTIHKNAICKPTHQKKQTYKNGIPNSTRISLSAKTIPCGLKSLRPGIKTCKTHLKSSPVKKTLLRDVNGHSTNVWVTPGITRFHPQPSKMMRKKASSQIRPDIIPAEKLGRPEYNSIICTIDELNKVQEQKFITDVDDLPLVYRNLVNEKISAALDFRPDEAIYKNLVGLSVNENQLPSRFTRSKDPEPRYKDIVPKLSDFLTPSYSEEYCTAIQIRSNSPEITSKWSAFTISDKIFGWKHDMDQC; from the exons ATGTCTCTAGGACagaaattaatcgatcgaccAAAAGTTCGTTTCAATCATCCTCCTGAAGACTCGGTTGTAAATTCAGTCAACGGTACAGAAAAGCCTGATGAAATTCTGTGTGCCGCCTCAATTAAACCTCGA ATCTGCATACTCAATCCACAAATCACATCCCAAGATGGACCAGATGATCATACTACAGCCTGTAGCATCAATGACTATGCGATGTATTCACCAACAATTCTCAATGATTCTGAAAATTGCATTGAAAATAAGAATCCATCAAGTGAGGATAATGTGCCAGGCATTTATTCGACCAGCACAGCAGATGATACCAAAACAagattctcaaatttcaaGCCCTGCAATCGTGATgctatttcaaaaaatataaaaaaattcaaaggtaACACAATTTCAGCACCTGTAACTTGTGTATCTAGAATCAAATCAAAGCGCATGACTTCAAAAATGAAACCATGCTCAGTAAAGTTCACCAATGCATCCGTACCAGTGTTTGATGAACATGCGACTTTGCTCAAGGATACAATTCACAAAAATGCTATTTGCAAACCAACTcatcaaaaaaaacaaacctaTAAAAATGGGATACCGAATTCAACTAGAATTTCATTGTCAGCAAAAACTATTCCATGCGGTTTAAAATCATTAAGACCTGGTATTAAAACCTGCAAAACACATCTCAAAAGCAGCCCAGTGAAAAAAACGTTATTACGGGACGTTAATGGACATTCGACGAATGTTTGGGTAACTCCAGGCATAACGAGGTTTCATCCACAGCCATCtaaaatgatgagaaaaaaagcatcATCCCAGATCAGACCAGACATCATACCAGCGGAAAAATTAGGCAGACCAGAGTATAATTCGATAATATGTACAATCGATGAACTGAACAAAGTtcaagaacaaaaatttatcaccgaTGTTGATGACCTGCCATTAGTTTACAGGAATTTGGTTAATGAAAAG ATTTCAGCGGCACTAGATTTTCGACCAGATGAGGCTATTTATAAAAACCTTGTGGGTTTGTCTGTGAATGAGAATCAACTTCCTTCTAGGTTTACCAGGAGTAAAGATCCAGAGCCGCGATATAAGGATATTGTACCTAAGCTGTCAGATTTTCTCACACCATCGTATTCAGAAGAATACTGTACTGCAATTCAAATCAGATCGAACAGCCCAGAAATAACTTCAAAATGGAGTGCATTTACGATAAGTGATAAAATATTCGGATGGAAGCACGACATGGATCAGTGCTAA
- the LOC105687530 gene encoding uncharacterized protein LOC105687530 isoform X4, whose amino-acid sequence MSLGQKLIDRPKVRFNHPPEDSVVNSVNGTEKPDEILCAASIKPRVRSMVILEEPFKLSYANGVLPCTLTANICILNPQITSQDGPDDHTTACSINDYAMYSPTILNDSENCIENKNPSSEDNVPGIYSTSTADDTKTRFSNFKPCNRDAISKNIKKFKGNTISAPVTCVSRIKSKRMTSKMKPCSVKFTNASVPVFDEHATLLKDTIHKNAICKPTHQKKQTYKNGIPNSTRISLSAKTIPCGLKSLRPGIKTCKTHLKSSPVKKTLLRDVNGHSTNVWVTPGITRFHPQPSKMMRKKASSQIRPDIIPAEKLGRPEYNSIICTIDELNKVQEQKFITDVDDLPLVYRNLVNEKISAALDFRPDEAIYKNLVGLSVNENQLPSRFTRSKDPEPRYKDIVPKLSDFLTPSYSEEYCTAIQIRSNSPEITSKWSAFTISDKIFGWKHDMDQC is encoded by the exons ATGTCTCTAGGACagaaattaatcgatcgaccAAAAGTTCGTTTCAATCATCCTCCTGAAGACTCGGTTGTAAATTCAGTCAACGGTACAGAAAAGCCTGATGAAATTCTGTGTGCCGCCTCAATTAAACCTCGAGTAAGAAGCATGGTGATCCTTGAAGAACCCTTTAAATTATCGTATGCTAACGGAGTCCTTCCATGTACATTAACAGCAAAT ATCTGCATACTCAATCCACAAATCACATCCCAAGATGGACCAGATGATCATACTACAGCCTGTAGCATCAATGACTATGCGATGTATTCACCAACAATTCTCAATGATTCTGAAAATTGCATTGAAAATAAGAATCCATCAAGTGAGGATAATGTGCCAGGCATTTATTCGACCAGCACAGCAGATGATACCAAAACAagattctcaaatttcaaGCCCTGCAATCGTGATgctatttcaaaaaatataaaaaaattcaaaggtaACACAATTTCAGCACCTGTAACTTGTGTATCTAGAATCAAATCAAAGCGCATGACTTCAAAAATGAAACCATGCTCAGTAAAGTTCACCAATGCATCCGTACCAGTGTTTGATGAACATGCGACTTTGCTCAAGGATACAATTCACAAAAATGCTATTTGCAAACCAACTcatcaaaaaaaacaaacctaTAAAAATGGGATACCGAATTCAACTAGAATTTCATTGTCAGCAAAAACTATTCCATGCGGTTTAAAATCATTAAGACCTGGTATTAAAACCTGCAAAACACATCTCAAAAGCAGCCCAGTGAAAAAAACGTTATTACGGGACGTTAATGGACATTCGACGAATGTTTGGGTAACTCCAGGCATAACGAGGTTTCATCCACAGCCATCtaaaatgatgagaaaaaaagcatcATCCCAGATCAGACCAGACATCATACCAGCGGAAAAATTAGGCAGACCAGAGTATAATTCGATAATATGTACAATCGATGAACTGAACAAAGTtcaagaacaaaaatttatcaccgaTGTTGATGACCTGCCATTAGTTTACAGGAATTTGGTTAATGAAAAG ATTTCAGCGGCACTAGATTTTCGACCAGATGAGGCTATTTATAAAAACCTTGTGGGTTTGTCTGTGAATGAGAATCAACTTCCTTCTAGGTTTACCAGGAGTAAAGATCCAGAGCCGCGATATAAGGATATTGTACCTAAGCTGTCAGATTTTCTCACACCATCGTATTCAGAAGAATACTGTACTGCAATTCAAATCAGATCGAACAGCCCAGAAATAACTTCAAAATGGAGTGCATTTACGATAAGTGATAAAATATTCGGATGGAAGCACGACATGGATCAGTGCTAA